GTCGTGTAGTTTTTGGTGGAAAGATCTCGATGTTTGATAAATATGGGATCACTTCTTGAGTTTGGTTCACTTGGGTTATAGTTAAAGAGTAGAGGTTTTCGAGATGGGTTTTCTGAGCACAATATTGGGTTTATATGGATTTGGAGTTGGGGTTTCATTTGGCTCGATGATCAGGTACTATCTGTTCATCTATTCCAGCCCTGTGATGCTAAGGTGTTGCATTCTTTGCTCTATTTTCTGTCTTTGTTTCATCTGTTCTCTCCACTACAATAACGATACCGTGTTGTAAAAAGATTAGTAATTTCTCCATTTTCCTGTATTTTGTGTGTTTTCCGTTACTTTTTCCCTGGGCCGATCAGAAGATGTAGGAAGTAAAGTAAATGTGTTTCTCGATTTTGTGGGCTTTCTTGTGATTTATCTTTCTTTCATTCATGCTTAACAGATAAAATGTATCTTTTTAGCTTGAAGGAAAACTTAAGGGGAGGACAAAGTTAAGTTCTTGGGTATTCCCATTAGGCAGTATCTCTGTTTAATTGGAAAtctattcaaaaattaaaatttgcatattcaaaaactatacgaaAAATAGTATAAGTTACAATGTTTCTCgtattaatatgatgaaaaaaaatcatcttaaaatatttgtcaaaatCAAGTAATTTGACTCTCGAATATGGAACATGACAAGTAATTTGGGACGGAGGAGTATCTTTTAACATGTTTGGCACTTGGGATAGAAAAACTTTTTAAACTTTCCTGTTACAAAGGAATGAAGACTTTTGATACTTGTACTAAAACATGTCAAGTGTAGTTATAGAACTTTTGAAAAACTTTCAAGATATTTGAGCGGCTATAAAAGATTCTCACTAAGAGTAAGGTGTAAAgttcaaataaattattcaaatttagAAATGggttattcttttttaaacagaCAAAAAAGGAAACAGGTTCTCTTAGATTGAAATGTAGGAGTAGTAACAATGCCAATATGCAAGTCTGCAGGATGCCCAAGGACAAGTAACGTGGAGTGTACAAACCTGGATTCAACATTTGACAACTTTAAATTGTGAAGCAAAAAGCTTGGAAGTGTCGTTGCGCACATGCATTTTTTGGTATTTGATGTTTGTACAAATGGATGTCATTCTGTCCCTTGATTGTTTCCTCCCTCCAACCTACAGCTAGAATAAATTCCAATGTTTTCTTTTCTTAGTTGCAGAGGTAATTTCTGGGTGCCTAATTTATCTTCAATCAAATTACCAGTTAAATAATTTGTGATCATGGGCTTGTTTACTACTTTCTTTGATTACTGTAGGAGGTAGAAATCTTGTGCCTGGTAATGCAAAGACATTTCACCATGTCTGCTGATCCTGCTTTGGTGGAGGAGGATGCTTCTTCAGGCTCAGGAGAGGACTTAAACATGTTAGATGGACACAGTAAGCATCAAACTGTAACACCAAATTCAGTTCGTCGCAAGAGAAGTCGCAAGGCAACTGGTGATGCTATAGTTGATGCAATGCTGGAAATTGCAGCTGCTTCGAAGATGAGGGCAGCTGCCATTATGAGGAATGAGGAGCGCTTTGCTATAAGCAAATGCATAAAAGTATTAGATGAAATGCAAGGTGTCGATCAAAGTATCTACTTTTTTGCATTGGATTTATTCGAGAATTCAAATGCCAGAGAAACTTTTATATCTCTTAAGAATGAGAGACGCTTGATATGGTTGCAGTGTAAGTACAATTCGGCAAATGCAGCTAACGGATGAAATGAAGAATCCATTCTATTAATTCTCGACTTTCATATAGTGGGATTTTGCTAGGACATTTTGACTGTATATGACTATTAGTTCTTGACATTTATATATTGGGAAATTTATTACTGGGAGTGGCTGGATGCTTAGTTCAATTCGTAATTGTTGCCAGCcgttatacaaaaaaaaatgttttactAGGGTGATTTTAACTTCTTTGATTGTGTGACGCTGGTTTCAAACTTTAAAGTTGATACGGGCGATTATTTCAATTGGTGATGTGTGACATTGTTTACCGGAGATATTTCCATTAAGCATGGATGATTCACTTCTGATATAGAAGTAGATGATGTGCACTTTATtccgaaaaaaaatattttactttattcaAAAATCACTGTTTGgccaataaaattttaaatacaacttgaagtTTTATATGAAATTTACAAAACAGCTTAATACttgttttcattattttcatttcaCTTTTGACCATTACTTTAATTTTGAATATTGCTCTTGGCTTTTTTGTTTTTACAAAGCACCCTATTTATTTACACTACTGTTATAAATATGTTTGTATTATAGTAAATATCTATTATGTAAATTTTTTTGGAGAAAAGTTAGAAATCTTATTTAGGAACTAAgtcaattttttcttataaataaagGGGTTCTCCTTCATTATAATTGAACGTGAATATACCTGAATCTCTGAATATCCTTCAAGAGGAATAAGAAGTATTTTCTCTTCTCAATGCtttattcttcttattgtttTATATAGTAATTTCATAACATGTTATTAGTACGAATATCTGACCAATTGAAATtaattgaaattatgttttctCCGAAGATTATTTAATTTAGTTGGATTTAATATTTAGTGAAGTTCTGACATGGGAAAGTTCTAATGTGAGGTAAGTTTCCTTCACTTAATTTTCTTAGCATGACTAGCACAATTCAATGGTTGATAAGTACGCAATCtgctttgaaaaataataaaattagccCAGAATGATTAagattaatttataatattcttAGATAGATTTCATGTTGAAATCTAATATGCTTCGTGATTTGGTATATATATTTGTCCGACCTTGATGTCAAATTTGACAATCAGTAAGGAATTTAAAACCTTGGTTTTGTTTCATTagcaaaattaattaaagtcaTTTGGTCAAATTAAAATTAGATTAGtgatagaattttatttttattcttttcgtGTGTGAGCATATGTACATTTAatcttttatttgattaaacAAATGTTCAATATACCGAATTACTTTAGAATTTTCGACAGATGTGATTTGCGGAATTTGATTTCATCAATCCCTTGTTCGGGATGGATTGGTGTGGTTCCTCTATGTCTAGGATACCAGAATATCGAACCATGAACGAAGGTTTGAAAGTCAAAATTCATATTCCTAAgtttaaattcataatttgtCTTATTTGTTGATTGAGTAAAAAATATTGTGTTCAAGTTTCATCGTTTTATGGCCTAAGATATTTTTATATGGATAAGACATTAGGTTTAAGTCTTAATGCACCatagtgatgatataatgaatgattaaagtaaaataatgtGCTTTTGGTGAAATGTCATGAAActtattccattaaattttcttcatttcttgATGTGAATGTGTTAGCAATGCATAATATGTCTGAAAGAATACAAGTGGTTGAATAATGCATATGAACGTGGAATTATGTACTAAGCTATCATAAGATGATATGCTCAGATGAATGTGTTCCATTCATGAAGAATGTGAACTTTTGATAAATATCACAGATAAAAATATGTTCTTTGATGTGAAGTATTCAATAAAACTTAAATACATGTGTGCACTTTATCATGATGAGATCACGACTCACCTCTAGAAAAGATTGATTAATtgagaaataataaatttaaaatagtaaataagaAATTTACTAAATCAAAATGTACATGTCATGGTAAGCTTGAAGTTTACTTATTAGACATATATTGAAGATTTAAAAGATTcttcaagaattattttatattgtttgTTCTCATGATAAGTTGATTGGATCAACTAATGTTGGGATTGAATCCTCTGAATTCTGGAAAGTACAAAAGTTGAATATGGCCCCATTCACCTTCCATgtgatatgataaataaatgTATGTACAAGATAATCACATGTGTGTTTATTGTCAATTTATAGTTTGACATTCATGAAATTGTTTGTGCAAGATAATTGAGTAAAGAGCACAACTTTCAGAATATGAAATCAAGACAATTCATATTGATAATATTGATAAATACAAGCTGATGTGACACTAAATGCATCAGATAAATAGTCAATCATTGCTTATAAGAACAAAGCTTCATGGTCTGAAATATAATATATTGCATACAAAAGTAATTGCATGCATTAGAaccaataaattttgattttaccTCTTCCCGCCACCACTCACCTTCTAAGTTCACCTATACCTAACCGAAGGAAACTTGGACTATAATGAAAAACTCATCATCAACTATACATAACCCCTTCGATCTAATTCTTATGGAtactatataaaatataatgcttACCTCAACCTTCTCCCCATTGACAACTATCAGAAACTAACTAAGCACCCATAGCAAATCATAAACTTAGAGCCTCATACAATTATATACAATCTCAgatacacatcttaagcctcttTTTATCCAATGATTTAGCCACAAATCACTATTTTCATCTAAGGGTCACACACACCAcatttgggatatcacactccttgaaagttaatatcttaacttCTCGAATACACTATGTCAAGTCTATTAGAGAAAATCTCAAAACTAACACTATCACACTCATAATGCTATTCCCTTTTTtccaaaatgttcataaaaaatTCAAGCTTAGGGACTAGTACTAAACGTGTACATCAACACATTTCTCGCATATTATACCGATTTACGACTATTAGATAAGATTGAGAAACATTAGACAGTTGAAACCTCAAGACAAGAAATTGATATTTATCTCTCAGTCTGTCTAATTATAGTCTATCGTCACACTCCCTTTCACCACCTAAGTACTATCCACCTATTCACTATACCTCGTCATAAAATCCTTTCCTAGTTCAATTATACTCTAACTCATCCTAATCAATAATTATTGCTCTATcttctatcataaaatcaacACAAAAGTCATTACTCCTTAGCCAATAAGGAAATACTACCTCACTAGCCACTTACTGGGTACATGACTTCAACTACATACTATACTCAATAACCATTTCCTCTCTTTAGGTTACCATACTTCTAAATGTATACTTCTAACTCTGGGCACTTCTACTACTATTGGCTCATAATATGACATATCACACTAACCTTTAAGTGTCAAAATATCCAAGCTTCCTAAAACATACTTCTGTCCTCAAGGATAACATTTGGAGCAAGGTTTAGAGAATAGAGTCTGGGAGCAAATCTTGCTTTGGCTCAAACGCacaattcatatgaataagGGTGCATATTTTTGAATAGATAGACTTAAGCACACTAATGGGCTCTCTTAGGCACTTGTGAAGTCTCTTTACCATCTAAAGACTTCATCCGAGAGTAACTTATCAATAAGGATGTGAGCTTTACTATTCCAATCACCTTGTGTATGAGGGGTAGTTGAACGAATATGAGCAATGCACGAATCTAAATAAGTTTCGTAGGAGATAACAATATTGTACGATCTAGAATTTGAAAGAGAAGAAATTTTTCTTAAATGTCCAAAGTCCCTTATTTATAGAAATGGATACCTcacaatcataaataagatcctactgacacggcttcatagactccctaggacacttgaactctgtgctctgatacaaagtttatcATGCCTCGAGCCTACAAAATAGCCATGAACGGCTCTCAGAAATCATTGCTGGTCCCAAGCGAACCCTTGTCCTGGCTGACTACTGAACGGAAGACTAAAAATTAATGAGGAAGCTTTATAGAAAGcctataaaataattaagcaaAACTCAAAATATCTCAATCTCAATTTATGTATAGTCTTAAAATAGctcttaatataaataataatactatTTAAACATCAGAATAAATAAGATGAACAGACTCACTAACTTTGTCCATGAATCCTATACTAAACAAAAATAGGTTCCAAGACAAGGCCCACGGATACTTGACTACTCTTCTAAGCATGACTCAAATTTAATGAACTGAACTAGCTAAACTGGAGCCCTCTAGAAGTTAGGAGGTCTCTTCAATTACTGATAAAAGGAGATCTTACTTCAGTGTCTTCAATTTTTAATGCCTGAATCTGCATCATAATAAGATGTAGCgtcgaatgatgtcagtacatgaaatgtatggtATGTAATAAAACTGAATGAAAATACTAAATTGAACTAAATACTCATGTTGAACGAAATACTAAAAATACATTGACTGAAAGTAAAACTATGCAAGTGTAATGAAAAACCTCAAAGCTTAATAACTGAAAAATTAGCAGCAATATTGAGTactgaaaataatataactttacttTTCTTAGGaaatttctctaaccgacaactatcactatgagtctcgtgatgatacaacgtacTCCTTACATTACCAGAGCCGTCCATTACCTTGCCAGGATAAGAAatgaaaactcaactcatggatccatataaaaagcCCTTAGTAAGGCTGGTAAGGAGTTGCCCTAATCAACgacacgatcctatcctacgttggctatgtaatttatggggtttgagttatctaaactcttacccaaatcgatgctcaatactattcCCAAAACATGCAATAATGCTCATACTCATAAAAATCTTTGGGTTgttaatactcaaaatacttctcTAAAGTCACAATGGACTTTACTTATTTGACTTAAATTGCTTTCTCAAactctttattttttctattaaaatactcatgctcttCTCAATATAAGTAATGAATTTGAAACCATTCAAGTTCTCTCAAAACTCATTctcaataataaatataaaatacttTAACTTACTTAAATTTCTTGTAAAATCATgtataatgaatagtaatgtAAAATACTTGAACTTTACTTTAACTGAAAACAATGCATAATGCATAGCAATATAAAACTTTTAAGCAATTCCTTTCTAAACACGGTTAATGTAAAAAATAGGCATaaacacaatcaagaataagaaaCACATGAAAAATCACGACTTCAATGATAGCATCACAATTCGATAATGAAGAGTAATGaaagaattcaaaattcaagGAAAGTTTGGGTTAAAGCCACTATTTTAAATTCTTACTGACTAAATTTAGATATAGGATATGATGACGAAATTAGTACAATACTATGATTAGCATTACATACCTGATTATGAAGCTATTGAACTGAAAACTTTGGTGGAGAttggatttttctttttcttgtgcCTGAGGAAGAACACTAGTTTATAGGAGAAAATATTTGATCTTGGAATCTTGGTGCTTGATCTtgagaaaagaaactcttttatgGATTTCTTAGAGTGGATGAACTTGAGAAAACCTTGGACGGAAGGCTTctcttgattcttgaatttgtttgacttgaaagctttagggttcttgatGGAGAAGATGAATTCTAGGTGagttttgagagagtttcttgagactagaatgtttagattgatgattatgagaggaaaactagTTAGTTGAATGATATATTTCTTTAAAACACCCCAAAAAACTTAGAATAGGTCTAAAAAGCTttggaaaggaccaaaataaccctaGAAGACATCCGTGAAAGTGTGACTATCTGATAGGGCTTCACTGAAATTGGAATAgcgttttactccaaactccaaatgaggcaaatttgATGTAGTTAAAAAGAGGATTCATAGACCTTTAGTTTGCTAGGTTATAGGTcacttaaatttttatattctaggagatatgattgtttgaaaTTTACtcaagtaaaatattatatcgaaactcaatcggtaagaaaACGGTCAACTCAAcattgtgctagaggattcttttaaccttaattcatctccagAACTATTCTCATACTAAAAAATTGACCTTAACACTTATGCAGTAAAAATCACCTGGTACGAGCCTATTGCATATGAAGAATAGTTCGGATCTTAGCTTAGAAAATTTTGGAGTGTTACAATATCTTTTCTTTGagatcattcatccttgaatgatgaccaagctaggGAAATATACAAGGCATGAATGCTATGTAGGAACTGAAATATTAACACACGAATATATACCGAATTTGAACATGGAAAGAAGTATTACCTCAAACACTTTCATCAAATTTTCTCTTAACTTTTGGGAAGAGAATTATGGGcatgatataaaaatatgaCTACTATACATTACGCGACTTATAGATTTCGAGCTTAGCAACTCTTCTCCACTACATTCTTCTTTTTGAAAACTACACCTCACTTGTTGAAACTTATTACTCCCACCAAAGCTTATGTCTAACTGCATACTATCACGGAGTTCAAGCCTAACTCAAATTCACAAGGTGCTACCCATAAGATGATCATACTAATTTGACAATTCATGTTCTATACCTTTGTAGGGAATTTCATTTAGAGGATGCTACTTCTATTATCAGTCTAATACACTTACCTGAAactcttaacaagaagtcaCCAATAATCTATTGCCATTATCCACATAAAGAAAAACACAACATTTGTGCCTATCATTCTAATCACTTTATGGGTTCTTTGTAGTCACTACCACCTAACATTTTTCATGTCGTCCTTAGCATATCTACACCCACAATTTCATTAACTTCCACTAAGAGGTACACCAAATACTCTTACCAACCCATTACACATAATGAATCCTCATCTCGCTCCTCCTCCACATTTATAatcttaaatggaataagcagaCCATAATTATCATAATAAGGAACACCACTGTCTCCCATCTTTGATAACTCAACTACTACCATTAGCATCACTACCAAGATCGAAAACAAAGGATGACTGGAAGGGCTTAGAGCAAAACATCATAAGCATGATACATTTGAGAAACTGATCAGGGAACATACATGACGTAACATGATTCGTATAACATAGGGCTGGAAATTTTTAGATTTATGGAATAAGATCGGGATCATTGTTACCACTTCTCATTCTAGGAACTAAGTATGAAGGTGAATCAATATGAAGTGAGGTTCTGAGCCATGGATATGTGTCACGATttaacctagggcctagtcgtaacacagtgATCGAAACCCCAGAAGGGAtacaaccaagcctcttgacatatcataagtatgtataaggtaaagtaaagcaGAAATAACATAGGAAAGAGTCTAAAAGcatgaatcatatatgtatagAAGTTTGATGACATAGAATCTACATAGTGTGTCCAACACTTGCCTCTACTAATCAAGaagggcgggggctaagacatgtatctagctcactctcaacatgaatataacaaaaagtctttaaatgaaacaaactcataactcaccctcgatagatgaggactcaccaaaagtcTGTCTTGTTAGAattcaactagccacatgtggaaggaatatgatcctcaacccctatattatgagataatgtaggtaaaaatattcattagtatatttgaatgtactaagtatgtgggcatgccaAACAAAAGATGCAATAATTAAATAACTTACATGATAAAAAAAGATAGGTAAAGTCATGAGGAAAAACCATTGTGATCAAAGCGTTAAAAGACATAGTTGAGATCATAAAAGGACATAAGTAAAGTGTACATATGTGAaatagaaccataaccaacaataagaccatgcaagctataacatagaattttgatgtctctccatacaatggaagaaaagagaatctacttgccaaggtagactctaccccgctaggcagaTTGTgtgcatatgctatatgtggatccactagctaggccataaaggcaaatcctatggtggcatgtagttatgagacTAGAGATTTTGTATAAGGACCCTGTAGGttgatcccccacctcaagccttattcggtgctaagtcaaatcctacggaatacataacatattaatcatacttattatatattaataaacttgttcataggtttGAAACATCATAaattagctcatttttatatcatacttgcaatgtgtgTAAAATTCTTTCtacatcacaatatcatacttgcgtaattcatgtcattaggtttcTAGGTCACCAATTTTGAATTccaagtcacctttcttcataatttgcatgaaattcatatcttgaacataattaaaatccgtaatcatagttcatacttgaatttagaataaaacttgaatacatagtcaatttgattgaaaaccatcaaatacttaaaaatcattgaactttcTAATCACAATTAGTGTAAATCaacattgaaaataacttcatgcatgggaattcataattcgatttgaaatcatacaatgtatgtagaatcatgcttataataatcatttgataataattaaaaatataattaaaatagcccaatgcaattcatcaaactagggttaaaaACCAATGACACTTGAAGAGATCTTTGATGAAAACTTTAGGACTCTataggtgaaaggaacccatggatcaatccccacataccttggtgaaatcaactcagaattgaagaggaaccttgatgaacttgaaaccctagcttgaaattgtAGGAGGAACTTGAGAGGGATTTGATAGTCTTGCCTTAGGgaatttaggagaatgaatagaataagaggggaatttgaaggatTGGGTAATTATGGGCTTTGAACTtgaccataaaagtgtctaggctTATTGAACCGAACTTGAAAAATGACGGAAATACCCATCATTAAATTTTGGACTAGACCCTACGAATTGGGTTCTACAACTCGTCTTCAAGTCTACAGgtcgtagacttgagtcatATTGTAGGTCTGAGAAGCCCCTGAGATTTTGGGTCTCTAATATTTTCCTACGAGTCGTCTTTACGATTCTTTAAGAAGTTTACAGGTTGTACACCCTTGTCGTCCTGTAGGTCTAAAAACCTTCAACCTGTTCTGAAGTTTCACTACAAGGGCCCCTTTACGATTCGTCCTGGTGTCTATGAGTCATCATCTTGACTCGTAAACCCTTTCTCTTTCTTAAATTCTCTCTTGCACCTAGTATCCTCCCTACGAGCCACTTCTAGGATCCATAGGAGTACACACAACTCGTAGGTCGAGTTGTACACTTGAGGTCAGTTTCTTTTTCTGAGAATTTTCCTCTTgttccaacttttcaacttccaggatcttacaatatctcccccttaggaaaaTTTATCCTCGAATCAGATTCAACTAGAATAGAAAGGACACATAAACAggactaacaacccaacatgaatacaacaATACCTTAAAATTCATAGAACACgagattttcaaacttaacataaatcatgactttaaaaccaacttcatgaacatgcatgcatatgaaagacataggaaaaactgaaacgtaggagtcTAATCAATCTAaacatgaacaacttagtaccttaggcttgagtagaaggaaagagataagggtAAGGCTTTATCATGTCCGCATCtactttccatgtagcactctctacttgttgatttctccacaataccttaacagatgcaacctctttgttccttaatctcttcacttgccggtctaagatttccaccgttACCTCCTTATAAGTCTAGTTCTCTTCAATATTCACATTCTCTAATGGTataatagagtttggatcacccacaaactttctcaacatcaatacataAAATGCCGAATGAACCATGGCCAACTCAAAtagaaaatctaactcatacaCCACTTTGCTAACACACTTCAAAATCCTataaggtcctacatatctatgactcaatttcccttttttaccaaaacacattacacccttcatgagagaaaccttcaaatagatcCAACTGTCTACATCAAACTCAAGCTCCCTTCTTCTAATGTCCgagtaggacttttgacgactttgagccaatctttctcttatgaaccTTAATTTGTCCATTGCATATACTACCAAATCAGGACCAAttaatgccatctcacccacttcaaaccatcggggacctacatcttcttccatacaaggATTCAAAAAGAGCTATTTGGAtgttagagtgataactgttattgtaggtgaattcaatcaatggaaaatgctcatcccaacttcctttaaaatcaattacacactccctcaacatatcctccaaagtttggattgttctttcggcttgtccatcattttgaggatgaaaagcatacttagcttgactttcgTGCCAATACCTTTTTGAAAGGACTTCCAAAAATGcaaagtaaattgagtacctcagtctgatataatagacatgGGGACACCGTGAATCTTTACCAATTCACGAATATATAATTTAGCATAGTCTTCAacaccataggaagtcttaaccagtagaaaatatatcaacttagtcattcgatccacaacAATCCAAATATAATCATGTTGACTTCTAGTACGTGGAAAACctatcacaaagtccatattgacATCTTACCACTTCCaaataggaatttcaatatcttgagcaaaacctcccaatttttattgttcaaccttcacttgttgacaatttggac
This Solanum dulcamara chromosome 1, daSolDulc1.2, whole genome shotgun sequence DNA region includes the following protein-coding sequences:
- the LOC129881409 gene encoding uncharacterized protein LOC129881409; the encoded protein is MQRHFTMSADPALVEEDASSGSGEDLNMLDGHSKHQTVTPNSVRRKRSRKATGDAIVDAMLEIAAASKMRAAAIMRNEERFAISKCIKVLDEMQGVDQSIYFFALDLFENSNARETFISLKNERRLIWLQCKYNSANAANG